TTATATTTAAATCACCTAAATTATCGTGAAAATGCACTAAAgcgttcaattttttttattaaatgtgagCCGTTGATGAGTGATTGTGGGTTACAGTTATAAGGCATAAATTCACATGGAAATAATCTCATGTCCCGCATGTCCATCACAGCATAAAGATCCAACgattttcatttaatcatcaACTAAGATCTTTTATTTACAGTTAGTatcaatcttttatatatatatggtagactcgtgtttttttttttttttttttcataaaatatagtaGACTAGTTagtatatattctaacatatgaaattattaatattagtttttttttcaacatattgaatttttttaaaaataaattaaattataaacaattaaGCAATTTATACTAAcacaattataaattaaatctttttttttttcaaccctaAGTCCCTAATTGGCTAATTATActaaaaagagaattaaatttaaacatttaaagttattaaacaatttaaaccattctttttttaaaaaaaaataaaaacaaaatacaaaatacatttAAAGCTTAGATCAGTGTGACATGTGTCAAGTGAGTGGGTtacagctatatatatatatatatagcactttGTATATTGGAATGCATACGGTGTGGCTAAGTGTACTGTCCTCCATATATTTCAACGACTAGGATTTAATCGAAATTTGATATACGTTCAGGATGACTGCATAGAATTACAAAGCGTAGATCTCACAATAACGCGTGTATAGGAGATTAAATTCTGaagaagttttgatttttgaatggCTGACGTGTGGGCCCGTGAGGGAGAAAATCCCTCATTTTTCGGTGTCAACCTGGCCGTTAGATTTTTTAATCTTCCAATCCTAACCATTTGTTTCAGAATATTGAATATAAGGAAATTATATGGTGCTTTAATTTTTCATAGGATCTCTTTGTTTGATATAATCTGAcaacttaaaattaattaataaatactGAACGGTGAGGATCAACTTATATGTCGATTTTATATGTGAACacatgtaggaaaaaaaaagcagaaactCTGTCTCTCATTATGAACGACGTGAAGTGCTCACACAATTTTTTTGAAGCAATTAATGCTTTGCATTCAATGCAATGGCTCCTCTCAACTACTTGTTATCAGAGAAAGGAAATTTAACGGCTTGATTTTCATTCTAGGGTTTCTAACATTTGATCTAATGGCTTCTAAGCCATCTAAACAAATTGGTAAATTGTGAAGCAATTAATGCTTTGCATTCAATGCAATGGCTCCTCTCAACTACTTGTTATCAGAGAAAGGAAATTTAACGGCTTGATTTTCATTCTAGAGTTTCTAGCATTTGATCTAATGGCTTCTAAGCCATCTAAACAAATTGGTTTTGAGATTCTAAAGGGTTTCAAAACCCTTTTCGCCGAGTTAGAACCAGACAGCCAAAAAATAATACAGAAAAGAAGGATTACCTATCCCATCTCGCCGCcgtttctttgattttgtgtCTTTCTCTCCTCACACACGCCAATGGAAGAGGCAAACAATACTCTTGATCGAATTGATATGGTACTCATCATCGCCATTCGTCATTTGGTTTATTTGGGCGTGGATGTTTCTTGTTTCCCCATTTGGCTAGTCGCTCTCAATTTTGTTCCACACAAAATTGAGAGGAAGAGCATTCTGAATAGTCTGAATCAAGAACCCCCACAATATCTCTCGATTCTTCAAGAAGACTTCAAGCTACagttatgttaaatttttcctttgattttcgTATCATTTTATTTCTAGTTGGAGTTCAATTTTCAGTATATCTAAGCTCAAATGTTAATgtgattttttgctttttaatctTTCAGGGACAGCTGttaaattttttcctctttgatCCTACTTGTGGAATCTGCAATTGTAAGCCACAACCCGCACCCAGATACAACAACATACTGACTCTGTCACTCTAAggttattttcatttgttatgaAATTTGTAGTTGTTTTAATgtataaactaaaattttgaaagtaGGTTTTGGTCaaatctttaaaatttcttGATTGATGCCTGTCTTTTTTGTTCAAGTTCTTGTTTGAAATTCGTACatagttataatttttattattatgtttctGAAGTCGGTGGGATGATGTTCTTGAATTATTTCTGATGTCAATTCGACTACATGTTTCTAGAATCTGTTAGaattattccttttttatttgggtcCAAGAAGTTGTTTTACATAATTTTGAGAAAACgaatatcaatttttaatgtGTTTCTGATCTGTTTTTTCATTAGGAACTAGGATGTAatgatattttatattcttGTCAGACCTAGTTATTCGAAGATATGTTCTAACATTTATCTTTAACCATTTATGCTATGATTCTActctaatttttgttaaatgatttaTGCTTTGGTTTATGCTCATATTAATGATTTCTACTATGATTTATGCTGAATGATTTATGTTTTGGTTTATGCTTAATGTTTATGCTTTCTAGTTCATATTGTGACTCAATTTTTGGTTCATCTTCTAATCCTATCTTTTTCTAATAATACATACTATAATATCTTAGAAGAGATGGAGGAGGAAGATGTGAACAACCTTGAACCAGTTGGGGTAGAAGAATATGAAAACGAGGATTCATTTGGTATTAGTAATGATGTTACTGCTGCTGACCCAGAAAAAATTGGGGACCCAGTTGTAGATTCTGCCATTAATGAAGTTGATCAAGAAGATCCATTGGatgcttatcaaaaaaagaagagggcGAAGACTTCTAAGGTTTGGAAAGATTGTACTGAGGTGAAAATAAACGGTGTGAACAAGCACTAATGAAATTGGTGTAAGAAAACATTCATCATATCCAAATCAAGTTGTACAAGTACGCTTGGTAGGCACTTGAGAAATTGTTTGTCATTCAATGGTGCCAAGAATAAGCAAAAGCTTTTGATAATTGATGGTAAGGAGGTTGATGGTGTGGGTACAATCTCTAATTTTAGCTATGATCAAAGGAAGTCAAAAGAGATGTGCTCCCATATGATGATGTTTCATGAGTACCCTTCTGCACTTGTGGAGCATGTTATGTATAATCAGTTTGTTAAGACGCTAACACCCTATCAGGAAAGAATTACTCGGGCTACTGCAAAGAAAGATTGTTCTACCACTTACAACAATGAGAAGCGAAAATTGAAGACTTTGTTGAAAGGGGTTCACAAAGTTAACATCACAACCGACATGTGGACTTCACGTCAAAAGTCTTCATATATGGTTGTAACTTGTCATTACATTGATTCCGAGTGGCGTCTAAATAGGTGTGTGCTGAATTTTTTCAATGTTCCGCCACCACACTTCGAGTATTTTATCGCAGATGCACTATAGAAAAGTTTTCAAGAATGGGGTATTGAGAATAAAATATCTTCAATCACGGTTGACAATGTAAAATCGAATGATATAGCAATGAAGACCTTAAGAGATATGTTTAATTTGAGAAAGACTTTACCCGTTGATGGTAAATTGTTTCATGTGCGTTGTTATGTCCACATTACTAATTTGTTGGTGCAATATGGACTTGGTGAGGTAACTATGATAATTGATTGTATAAGGGATGGAATTAAGTACTTGGTTGCATCGGAGGGAAGGTTACTTAAATTTGCTGAAAATGCAAAGCGATTGAAATTGCCTTCCAAGAAATTATTCTTGGATGTACCCACTCGGTGGAATAGTACATATTTCATGTTGATTGCAGAACTTGAGTTCAAAGAGGCATTTCCCATGTATTCATACAAGATTCTTGTTTTCAATGGTTGCCATTAGATGAAGATtgggaaaaaattgagaatgtgTGCCAACTATTGGGGGTCTTCAACCAAGTAACAAACATTGTATCGGGAAGTGACTACCCTACTTCCAACTTATTCCTCCCTCAAGTGTGGAGGATGAAAGACATCTTGAGTTCAAAGTGTAGAGATCCGAATGAGTACATTCAATCAATGGCACGTAAAATGAATGTGAAGTTTGAGAAGTATTGGGGAGAGGTTAATTTACTAATGGGAGTTGCTGCTGTGTTGGACCCAAGGTATAAGATGACTTTGATACGATTTTGTTACCCTAAAATCTACGGAGATGAGAATGCTAAAACAAATATCGATCGTCTCAGTTCAGTTTTGAATGAGTTGTATAATGACTATGTTATAGAATATAACTCAAGTGTTATGGAACAAAATTCACAATGCAATGCTCCAGAGAGCTCTTCAAGTATTGGTTCGGTTAGTGCAGCCAATGTCCAAAGTGGTGTGGATTTGTATGACTCATTTGTCCGAAGTGCTGAAACATTGCAGCAGCCTATTAAAACAGAATTGCAAATATATTTGGAGGAAAATGTACTCATTTGTGAAAAGGGTGTGGAGTTTAATGCATTAGGTTGGTGGAAAGCAAATGCACTTAAGTATCGCATTCTATCTATTTTGGCCAAGGATGTATTGTCAACTCCAATTACCACTGTGAGTTCAGAGTCCACATTTAGTGCTGGTGGAAGGATAATTGATCCTTACAGAGCTTCATTATCTCCAGAAACTGTGCAAATGTTGGTATGTGGGGCAGATTGGGTCAGGGCATTACATGGGCTAAAAAGGACGAGTGATGTAAGtattaattatgttttgtgaaaattgttattttcatttgaagTTACAAGGTACTGCCCATATTTTtctaattctattttttttttaccttaggTGGAAGATGACATTGAGGAGATTACCTTACCAATGATACCCTAACTCTTTACTTTTGTTACTATCAGACAAATTGttaattaagttttaaaattattttcaatttgtaaTATAAATGCACTGCTGCCACTATGTATTTGGTTGGGGAATTTTGATGGACAATATGATTTTGTTGGAGTCTTGAAGATCTTTTTTGTGAGGTAATATATGACTTCCTATTTAATAATTATGGCATATTTTTCATTTACAAAATActaaatatatattgtttttttaaactatAGGTGGAAGGCTGGATACTAAAATGGAGATTGACAAATTGTCTTACGACTCTTACCAACCTTACTTTTGTAACTTTACATTTGtattaagttttaaagatgaTAATATTATTGCATATTTGATGTTTGACTTCCTATTTAATGATTTGTTGGCCAAAGTAGTTgcatatttatttgttaattattaattggatttatcttttttaatccaaaatacTATACATTCTGGGTTTGCAATGTCCCTCCAGATATTGGGTTTGGATATATTTGTTTTCCGCTAGGTATGTAGGAAAGTTGCTTAAAGGACAGACAATTGAGGTCATTGGTGGTGGTCGTATTGAATCTACTTATGCCAGAATGATGGTAATTccttattttctaaaatttcaaattgaatttgTTAAATCTTTATGTCAATTTGCCTCACCAAGTTGAATATGTTGGATGCCTAATGACTAAGTTGATTAGTCCAGCAATCATCTATCATAAGTTATTAAACTTGATTGTTAGAAATGATTACTTTGAGTCGTGGGTTTTTGTAGCATTTACCGTGAATAAtccatgtttttttgttttctgttcttttttgttgtttctgtttttaattttggctaTGTTTGGTTGATGATAATTTTGGCtatgttttgtttatgtgattTTGCTTGTGTGCTACTTTAGTAAGTTTATGACTTTCATTGCCAACCTATACATACTTTCCTTGTTTCCTCAGGAATCTGTGAAGACCAAGCATCCTTAGCTTCATTATGAGTCAAAGTTATACATGCTTCTACAAGGAGGGAGTAAGTTTCCTCTTTTAGTCCTTTTGTCTATAGTGAGTTGATATGAAGGGATTTAgttaaaatcaatttatgtatctacttatttatctttttatctgtATGAAGCGAGTATCACCCATCTGAAATGGTTTGGTGTTGAGGGTGAGTACAATGTTATGGTTATTGACCTTCTAGGGCCAATCGAAAGTTTGCAATCCTAGAAGACTTGTTCAACTATTGCAATCgaaagttttctttaaaaatagttttgatgCTTGCAGATCAGTTAGTAAGTATTCAATGTTTTCAATGAAAGGTATATTTGGTAATATGTTATTACTTCTCCCAAAAAACAATGAAGGTATATTGGTTAAAATGGCTTTCATACtgatacttttctttttcctgtttttttatttagataaaCAGAGTTGAGTTTAGGGCGCAAAGCTAATCAGGTAAACTTTTCTATGTGGTATTCTTGCGTTTGTGTACGTTTTCATCTTCTGTTACTTTAAATACATGCAAACATTGGACCTTAGTACATAAATATCTTTGCATCAGGCCACCTTCAATTCTATTCAAGACTCTGTTTGGCTTTTGTAGGAAATATTGGACATCTTGAAAATGTGAATGTTGTGATAATATTTTGTAGCTATAGGTAATCATCAACAAAAGATTTTGTAGCTATGGTTGAACTGGTCTATGGTTTAATTGGTTGTTTTAGGGTTTCTTAGATATGTTTGCTGGGGATAGGGGCAAAGTATCAAATTCTGAAGAAGTATTGGCAATTGCTTGGTATAACACTTAGTAAGACCAAATGTATTTAGGTTATGGCCCTGTATAGGAATCCTTTAGTTGATTTTGCTGAGTTGATAAGTATAATATGTCCTTATGTGAATAATGACTATTAGATCTCTCTTGCTGATGAAAGAAAATAGTCTATATAATAGGGGTATACccttttctttcatgttttcaTGGATGTTGGCCTCAATTACTAATGAATTTCTGGCTTCCTGATGCATTGATATGCTACTCATATTTTCCATGTTAGTATTTGTCGCTTGTTTGTCAATATAAAGTACCCCCACCAATTTTTCCTCTGTTCATgtggttttctttttggtacagagaaaacaaaaatctcacagGAACAACTTAACCAATTTGAGATTTGTTTCTGCAACTGTGTTTTTGACATGGATGCCATTATTTGTGTTAGGTGATGCCCGAGTTACAAAATGTTGGAAATGGAGGCTACGTTATATGAAACCAGTGCAAGTGATCGATGGAAaatagaatatttttatatggagTTTCCTCTACACATTACGATTTTCTGCATTAGTTAtttgatttttgcattttatatttgcttcgtgatttataatttttaatttgtaattgtaATTGAAGGTTGAAGCCTTGAATTTATGAGattgtatttgtaaattttaattgtttagtgacTCAGTATGAAGTGAATATGTCAATTTGCATTTTTGCagcaaattgatttttaatttattagattgtatttgtaaattgtaattgtttAGAAGGGTTAAGTGAATGATAAAAGAAAGTGTAATtgtaaatttgtttggttttactTTTTGTAATGGATGGGGCTAATGGCATTTTTGGTtaattgtgtttgatttttgattgtttttatttctaaattccATCTGAAACTTGGTTTTGAAAGTTGGAATtgaatttttaagatttaaattttttaagaatttttttgtccattttttattttttattttttaatttaaacgagccgagcGAGCCGAGTGCCCGATAAAGCACTCAGCTCGGGTTGTggacgagctcgagctcgatctCGCACACAATGTTAATGTTATCGAGCCGAGCCGAGTCTACCATTTAGGGCTCGTcacgagctcgagccgagctcgagctttTTGAACAGTACATGCGAGCCGAATTTGGACACCCTTAACTCGCCCGAGCTCagctcgtttacagccctacCCACCTACAAACTGCAAATAGAAGGAAAAGCCCAACCAACAAACCACTGCTAGAATGCAAAGACAGAAGCCAAAACAAATACAAActtttcaacaaaaactaatCAGCATTAACTCAAGTTGTCTCATTCCCAAGGTTACGTAAGTTTATATTTCAACATGAAGTGACACTGGGCCTCCAATTTCTACTTTGGCATATGCAATTAATGGTGGGCAAGGAACCAAGGAACACCATATCTCCTGACCGATTGAGATGCCCAACATTTTATTCATATAGGACTTATATATTTCGATAAGTACTTAGACtgtctaaaatttatttgtaaagaTGAGTGTTATATACATTCTTTCTCAATAATTTAggcaacaaattgttgaagatcATAATTCTTGATGTAAAGTGTCTCTTTTGAAGGCTACACGCGTGGATGTATATGTCACCATAGAGTGACTTTTCCTAGGATTCAAATTTCTAATGCGTGTGGCATTTGCTATTACTAGTGGACAAGAATTAGCATCCTATTTGTCTGTTAAAgtactattaattaaataattaaatttattatttcatatcagtttaaaattttgtaataagTTGTAATTTAACACTTCTTTACatgaaacacacacacacacacatatatatatagacgggGTTCTTCAACCATGAATTTTGAGCTTTTTTGTaagtgtttaattaaatatcctAGAATAGTAATAGACTAATAGTTTAATAAGGAGATCATTTATCTTCAATTGTTATTCATTAGTTaactgttttgttttgtatttttatcttttaattgaacTATTATTTTTAGGGCATTGAATTAATAAAGAtggtaaacaaaaattaatctcaaatctTGTATTTGTAAAATGACTAAgttacctcaaaatcttaaaaGTAGAAATtcccttaaaagttaaaacctaACCAATCTATTATGCTAGGTGTTGAAAAATTATTCACCTAACACTTTGGCTGGAGCCTTGAGGTTGGAGGTTGGCAGGCCTATTCTTGGCCTTTATATGCTTCTTTATGGTGGCGGGTTCATGCATCCTTCTATAGTGCCTTTTTCTTGCAAAACGAATAGCTAAGAGACCGAAGAAAAACGTAGAGGGATGACTTTTCCTCACGTTTTTTTCACTATAATGTGTAACTTATGattcatttgttttgacataaaatatttttcatcaaaatatattttcaaccaaattttaaaaaaaatatttttcagcgCCTAACTAGTACTTAAAATGAGCAACATCAAAAAATAGTCCGTGATATCTAATGTTACGCCCCCAAATCTGCCCTTGACCAGTTTGgtagggttattggcaattaccctaatataactaactggtaGCTGACTAGGGAATCACCCCTCTAAGCATAATTAGAGTGAATGCATAGGAAGAtgaaataaatctaagaaatctaATAACCATAAAGGAAGCATATGTTATCTTCGAAATatagacatggagcaactaatagaaATACAAGTAATCTAATCAAACCTAATAACAACATGAAGATCTCTGTCTTAAATAAATCCGTAGTGGCAACCTCTCCACTCTCCTCTTCCTAGAAAGAGGTTttctacaagatgtaataaccgcATAAATCTAAAGGCTGAGAGCACTCTAGCAGCAGATGCCCCATATGTCATTCCCttccttatgtttaggaaaaatttcaaaaaactcacaaaaaccTACTTACTTCAAATTCCTTACATTTAACCAACCCTCAAGGGTTgttacagtgtttcccaatgtatAGGAAACCAAAAGTGATTTCCTATacttacattattttaatataaacctttctctttcatctctcatctttcatctttttgtctttaattggggattgtgttgggattttgtgaaagaaaaaaaaaatgagggcaggtagggaacttgtattttgtaaagaaataatattttaatagtataaagaaagataagagaagctattgtgaaatatattttcatagtgaagaaaaaagtagttttgtgccctaaacttagggaaaatcaaagggaagctgctgctagtgctcttagtaagtaaacttcaCAATTGGGTTTGACATGAGCCAATTATTAATGAGCAGAAAGAAACGTGCAGTTTGACAAATGTTTGAAAGAGGTGTTGTATCCGTTAATacacaataaaaatattgttttgttgaaaTAAGAAGTGTACTTCCAACGGCAATTGCCTAAgtgttttaataaagaaaactaatgctttattaGGTCCTACCTATCACGTATAGTCTACCCGAGATAATACTCATTCTTAGCAGGGTTTCTAATATCTTGATAAATcactatttcttttaaaatggtAAAGGTTTCTTAACTGGTTAATAATTCCTTAAAACAAACTTTAAAACACGTGGCCTAAACCTTCTTTGATTAACACAAGCCCTTAAAGCCTTTTAgcaaggaaaaatgcaaagtacCCTCACTGGGTGAGCGCTCGCCCAAGGAACCACACGAGTGCTTGCATGAACAATGCAATACCCGTTGTGCATTACCCAATCATACCTCTGAGCACTTTTTACCTTTTGTGAATAGTACACGAGTGCTCGCTGCAACAGTCCACGAGCACTCGTTAACCAATTTTTAGACTCCTGCACAGTACCCAAATCGCACAcctgaaaagtatttttaacccGTTGTGAACAGTACACAAGCGCTCGACACCATAGTCCACGAGTGCTCGCACCTTTTCAGGATATTCCATGCAGCGCTCTTATCTTTTTTCCCTATATAAACCCACCCCTCATATGACCCTTAAACCTCATTTTAGCCACTGTTGCTCTAGATAAACCCtactttgtttgttttttagagtttgtgaggtttgtgagtgttcttggagaaggaggaaGTGTGGATCTCTAGCTATCTTCTAAGGTAACTTCTTAACCCTTTCTTCATGATTTTCTATTGTTGATTACTCTTCTAgtgttacaagttttaaagatgccatGACAAGTTCTTTGTACCCATTTCTTGTAAAAGCAAAAAATGATTTCGAAATATTTTCAATCCACCCTTGGATGTGCttatttcttaacaaaaccAAGAATGCTTTCGAAAGGCTTTGAAACACcttttgattctttgtgttttggcatatgtgtttattttaagCATATGAAAGAATATGCCAACCCACAGCCTTAAATAGAAGCCTAAAACCATTTTTGGGGATTTCTGGCCAAACCTTAGCCCCTCGTCGAATGCTCGCCCTAGGGGACAAGTGCTCGACTAGAGAATGGGTTACACGCCCCTAAGTCCCAAAAATGTGTACAAAGGTTTTAGCCATCCATTTTTGTTAGATGGGACCTCGTAGAGTTCTCTAATACTGCTTATAACGATGAGTCGTGTTTCATTATAGCAAGGATTCGTTATGTTGGAGGACTCGAGCAAACGTACGA
This window of the Corylus avellana chromosome ca5, CavTom2PMs-1.0 genome carries:
- the LOC132183399 gene encoding zinc finger BED domain-containing protein RICESLEEPER 1-like, which encodes MKDILSSKCRDPNEYIQSMARKMNVKFEKYWGEVNLLMGVAAVLDPRYKMTLIRFCYPKIYGDENAKTNIDRLSSVLNELYNDYVIEYNSSVMEQNSQCNAPESSSSIGSVSAANVQSGVDLYDSFVRSAETLQQPIKTELQIYLEENVLICEKGVEFNALGWWKANALKYRILSILAKDVLSTPITTVSSESTFSAGGRIIDPYRASLSPETVQMLVCGADWVRALHGLKRTSDVEDDIEEITLPMIP